In Punica granatum isolate Tunisia-2019 unplaced genomic scaffold, ASM765513v2 Contig00383, whole genome shotgun sequence, a single genomic region encodes these proteins:
- the LOC116190212 gene encoding uncharacterized protein LOC116190212 has protein sequence MTLVTEITFNIDVEVASELRRLLRRVRTGRGTTKFVRLLSDALPTECFRGRASGFTRSQRTTTRRQMTDRFAKKIFNDVEIDKEVDGLLGGRKEKSFALRCHLVHCSANGEDHWIDGFVDFPMSSLDLEEGISEICRWDWEIQNRLLPRQIFDRNRLVEELVGGNNGMMLRTTTSSSLCVAKEALAGQWLCLSPSGLKLDFTNSAKEEEELLGEELTKLLSGPGHYLIIMDDVKARDNAWKALTRLSLQLKACLLYMFLFPRGFEISVRRALCLWVSEGFLDCKKPDGSPKTCRVPLFMLDNFNETSKNLLTVCQHEDDHQHLVRFVKYQDNASASHTNDQQLQDDLRSYICLSLKARGKTTKEIGVLDSMILSRFALLKVLDLEGVYKPQLPDSMGKLTLLRLLGLRSTLIDSLPRSISELPNLETLGLKNTDVISIPSPIYNSGKLHHPYMKEVQIDSSCHKKISSNLQTLTGLCIGEGRSSPSGLERMNKLEKLKLRYHPTSVGGAAALVSQNTLLRSLRLSSTDPSDPYDCREELNLSSHLNLQKLYLLTKLRLSEPETATLADQPAAAQNQPAVYPPEVESAAKPAEQLAFPGNQPDMQSDIELAGSRQHAVPGNQLEIAPEIGPAEQVQSGTPGRQPEVISVARPAQQLALPGNQPDVQTGIDLVRPTQHAIGLEVVGAVHPPEIVSTEPAEQLALPGNQPDVQSELELTGSPLHAIPGNQPETVPEIGPAEQVQSGFPGLQPEVEPVAQPAEQLGNQPDMQLGIDPTRQPQHAGELVVVLSSSIRQLTLSKSCLDEDSMGLLGRALPKLAVLRLFAESYTGSKMRCTGFPELRILKLWKLKNLEEVIVESGDMSNLHEMEIRECPMMKKFPRVKHLGMLKELTLTNVLEDLVKDVERNLDNQNTYCRKNNGNAAFLIKVS, from the exons CGCAGAGGACAACCACTAGGAGGCAAATGACGGACAGATTCGCAAAGAAAATCTTCAACGATGTCGA GATAGATAAAGAAGTTGACGGCTTGCTTGGGGGAAGAAAGGAGAAGAGTTTTGCTCTTAGGTGTCATTTGGTCCACTGTTCTGCGAATGGTGAGGACCACTGGATCGACGGCTTCGTGGATTTCCCCATGTCTTCCTTGGATTTAGAAGAGGGTATCAGTGAAATCTGCCGCTGGGACTGGGAGATCCAAAACCGGCTTCTTCCACGCCAGATTTTTGACAGGAACAGACTGGTTGAGGAGTTGGTTGGAGGCAACAACGGAATGATGCTCAGGACAACTACCAGCAGCTCGTTGTGTGTGGCCAAGGAGGCTCTGGCAGGACAATGGTTGTGC TTGAGCCCCTCAGGGCTGAAGCTGGACTTCACAAATAGtgcaaaagaagaagaagaactaTTGGGTGAGGAGCTCACCAAACTACTGAGCGGACCTGGCCATTATCTCATCATCATGGATGATGTCAAGGCCAGGGACAATGCTTGGAAAGCGCTAACGAG ATTGTCCCTCCAACTTAAGGCCTGTTTACTTTACATGTTCCTATTTCCCAGAGGATTCGAGATCTCAGTGCGCAGGGCTTTGTGCTTATGGGTTTCCGAGGGTTTCTTGGATTGCAAAAAG CCAGATGGAAGCCCTAAAACTTGCCGGGTACCACTCTTCATGCTTGACAACTTCAACGAGACTTCAAAGAACCTCCTTACTGTCTGTCAGCATGAAGATGACCACCAACATCTGGTCAGGTTCGTGAAATACCAAGACAATGCCTCAGCCTCGCACACAAATGATCAACAACTGCAAGACGACCTTCGATCTTACATATGTCTCAGCTTGAAAGCTAGGGGTAAAACCACCAAAGAAATAGGAGTGTTAGACTCCATGATTCTGAGTCGGTTCGCATTGTTGAAGGTTCTCGATTTGGAGGGGGTCTACAAGCCACAGTTGCCCGACTCTATGGGAAAACTGACACTTCTGAGGCTCTTAGGGCTAAGATCGACTCTGATAGATTCACTGCCGAGGTCTATAAGTGAACTGCCGAACCTGGAGACTCTAGGCCTGAAGAACACCGATGTAATCTCTATTCCCAGCCCTATTTACAACTCAGGCAAGCTTCATCATCCTTATATGAAAGAGGTTCAAATTGATTCCTCATGTCACAAAAAAATATCCTCAAATCTTCAGACCTTGACCGGGTTGTGTATAGGTGAAGGGAGATCTTCACCTAGTGGTCTCGAGAGAATGAACAAACTTGAGAAACTAAAACTGAGATACCATCCAACTTCAGTTGGAGGTGCAGCGGCCCTTGTTTCCCAAAACACACTCCTTCGATCTCTAAGGTTGTCGTCGACTGATCCTTCTGATCCATATGATTGTCGTGAAGAGTTGAACTTGTCATCCCACTTGAATCTGCAGAAATTATATTTGCTCACGAAGTTAAGATTAAGTGAACCGGAGACTGCAACTCTAGCGGACCAACCTGCAGCAGCACAGAATCAACCTGCAGTTTACCCGCCTGAAGTCGAGTCAGCAGCCAAGCCAGCAGAACAGCTTGCCTTTCCAGGAAACCAGCCTGACATGCAATCAGATATTGAGCTTGCTGGATCACGCCAGCATGCTGTTCCAGGAAACCAACTTGAAATCGCGCCAGAAATTGGACCAGCAGAACAGGTCCAATCTGGGACTCCAGGACGCCAACCTGAAGTCATATCAGTTGCTCGGCCTGCACAGCAGCTTGCCCTTCCTGGAAACCAACCTGACGTGCAGACAGGGATCGACCTCGTCAGACCAACCCAGCATGCCATTGGACTGGAAGTGGTAGGGGCAGTTCACCCACCAGAAATCGTGTCAACAGAACCTGCAGAACAGCTTGCCCTTCCAGGAAACCAGCCTGACGTGCAGTCAGAGCTTGAGCTCACTGGATCGCCCCTGCATGCCATTCCAGGAAATCAACCAGAAACTGTGCCAGAAATTGGGCCCGCAGAACAGGTTCAATCTGGGTTTCCAGGACTCCAACCTGAAGTCGAACCAGTAGCTCAGCCCGCAGAACAGCTTGGAAACCAACCCGACATGCAGTTAGGGATCGACCCCACCCGACAGCCCCAGCATGCCGGTGAACTGGTAGTGGTACTTTCCAGCAGCATCAGGCAACTTACCCTGTCAAAGTCTTGTCTAGATGAGGATTCCATGGGACTTTTGGGACGTGCACTTCCTAAACTAGCCGTGCTTAGGCTTTTTGCTGAATCCTACACTGGATCAAAAATGAGATGCACTGGTTTTCCTGAACTGCGTATCCTGAAACTGTGGAAACTGAAAAATCTTGAGGAAGTGATTGTGGAATCAGGAGACATGTCCAACCTTCACGAAATGGAAATTCGGGAATGTCCAATGATGAAAAAATTCCCCAGGGTGAAGCACTTGGGCATGTTGAAGGAACTCACACTGACAAACGTGCTTGAGGATCTAGTGAAAGATGTCGAGAGAAATCTGGATAATCAGAATACATATTGCAGAAAAAACAATGGAAATGCTGCGTTTCTAATTAAG GTTTCATGA